Within Populus trichocarpa isolate Nisqually-1 chromosome 6, P.trichocarpa_v4.1, whole genome shotgun sequence, the genomic segment ttttaaaaaataaaagtacacATCTTTATTTTGTTAATCAAATCAGGTTTTAACTGAGTCGACTtgtacataattttatttaaaaaactggCCAAGAAAAGAGCTGGGTCGGGGCCCTCCAAGTTGACCTACCAGGCTTGGTTGGTTTTGATAACATTGCTACCAACAATGTATTATTCTTATGGTGTTAATAAATTCAAgttaaaattgtcaaaatattttttttagttaaaatcttTCTTTGAGATTACTATAagatgtttaaaaaacaaatattctaacaaaaaattaccaaaataaacTGACTACgttaataagataaaatgattttaattagacaaataccttttttatttttattttaaattatccaaatctttttttatatatttgttcggattgttttttatttttattaaataaataacataaaacaaaaaaaatttattatattacaaatattaataagaaaaggtGTTATActagcaaattattttttcatgaaatttaaattattattttcttatatataaaaaagattatcaccatataaataaatataaaaaaaattaagagctcCCCACGAAATATAATCAGATATCTTAATCTACATCTATTTATCAGTTTCATTATTTGATCTTTAATTAgtgttaacaactttttttaatatttattgatacaTATGAGATTCcatgaattttatgtttattagaaCTTTTCTTGAGGCTAAAAAAGGCATCACaaagattgtattttttatttatttccaataaaattattttttattaaactcgtGATGGAGTATATATCAACTAACAGTTTTGTTATCAAGTGCCGAAATGATTTAACTAAGTCATATCAAGTCAATttatatacaattttatttgaaaaattggCCAAGAAAAGAGCTAGATCAGGAGCCCTCCAAGTTGACCTGCTAGACCTTGTCAAGTTTAATATCATTGTCAAAAAGTTTCATACGACAATACATGAAATGTATTAttcttatagttttaaaacattCAAGTTAAAATTGCgagaatattttcatatatataaaaaaatattatcaccatataaataaataaaattaagagctctccgtaaaatataatcaaatatattaatttgcatctatttttttagctttttaatctttaattagtattaacaattttttctttttttagtaaaattgttttttattaaacagCGCATTCCAACCAACTGTTTTGCTATCAAGTGCCGAGTGCCAAAACGGTTTTGCTGCGGAAAATGTTCAAACATTGCAATTCTTTCCAATTTCGACTTACATGCTGTTATCtgaatttgataaaattcataCAACCATAACCAAGTATAATCTCACAACCAAGAAATACAGTCCAAATACCCTGCTTCTATACAGCATTTGCATGGCTAACAACTTTTCCCCAGCTCCACATTCCTTATCAATGATTTATCTAGTTCAATTTCAAAGATGAGGAATGAATGGATGAATAAATACTATCACCATGAGAAGAACTTTAAACTACTGATCTTCATTTCTGCTgcgaaaaaaaattacaagggaTCCGAGTTCTGAGAATTTACTTACAAAATGGTCACGTATTGATATCCTGTTTCTTCTTTTGCTACAGATTTAAAAGGCTAGATATCAAATTCCACCCCATCCATGTCTTCTTATCACAAGGGTTTGCAAAATTTAGCTCAAACATCTCCTTGCTGACATGTTCACCGGATTCACAAAACCCAACAAGCTTTGCGACGATTTCTGCGCTCTCTTTAATGTGTTGCATGTTAAGAGGGTCTGTCCACAATTTGTTCACCAGTTGAAGCCTCCTTTGTTTCCCTCCTTGTGGGATTTCCCATTTCACATATAGCATTTCTCTTTCATCTACTGTAAGCTTTGAATTCACCCTCTTAGCAAGATATTCTCTTTCTTGTCTCAGAGCTTTGATACTGCATAAAAACACCAAGTTACAAATGGTCAGTGGTCATATCATTTACTGAAAATAGATTGAGAAATGCAGCACGTGCATATTTGGTTAAAGACACCTGAGATTACCTTGATGACACTGAGCTTGCAGGTTCATCACCTAGCAGTGCTGGGCTTGCATTGCCAAGTTCAGCCAAATGCTGCTCCAACCATGTCAACCGTCTAAGCTCAACTTCCAGATATATCTGATCACCAGGTTCCCCTctgaataacaaataaaattgtgtaCGATGTATGATTGAAACATGGCACAAGTGCCATaacataataatttgttttctttgatcaTCAAAAACCAAGTGCCATGGCATGGGAGACTGGTCCATATTTTCTGTCTCGGTGGTTGCTTCCTCATTTGCCTCGAGCTCCAACACCTGTCGATGATAAAAATGCTTCATGTATCTCTATAATAAGTAATTAATTCAACATAATAACCATACCAATCATCAATGGACTgcaaacttttcttttcttttttctagtttttctctCTATTGCACTGCTTTGCAGGGAGAACACACCAGAAACTAAATATCCTTTGGAATTCTTGataaaaaagtaagaaattagaaatcaaataaattattcaattttagtAGTGATGGTCATAGTACGATTATCATTTCTTCTTTCAGGATTGACATATATTATCATGCATATGGTTGTTTCAAATAACTAGCAGTGTCATAGTTGcaagtaagaaaaaatcaatgccTTTAAAACTTGTTTGTCTTATTGACCCAAAACTAGTATATTCATTGGCCCTAACCCATGAAAGTGAAATCAAAGAACCAATTATTTCAAGAGATGTGAGATGTAAATTAAGAATAAGGAACTTCAAGGCACACAAATAGTTTATACCTGGCAAACTAGAAGTTGCTTTTGATATTGCAACTTTGCCACCCTTTCTTTTAACTCAGTAACATAAGCTCTAATACTCCGTATGTTCTCTTCTGCAGCATTCTTGAACATCCTCTGCATTTTCTTCACATTTACCGAATTAGAACCAGATGCTGGAGTTACCTCCCTTGAAGGAGTACGGTTGCCATTTTTACCACTCTTCGGTGGAGTAGCTTCAGATGGCCTGGCTAATGAATTGCTACAAAACAATGCATTACTGTTCTCAGGGGCTCTGTTCTCAATCTCATTATCCACTACCCCACCAGAAGAGGTCAGAGGTGAGCATGGGGACCTTATTATGTTTTGCATGCTTGAACTATTGTTCAATGCAAAAGGAAagatcttcttctttaattggaCCTTGGAGTTTGGAGTCTCCTCAGTACTTGAAAAAGAGGAAACCAACATGTCAATGGATTTCTGAACATTATCAAGCTTCCTTTCTAGAGACACAATGGTACATTCATGAGAGTTCAACCGAGTGATCTCTTCTTTCAAGCTGGCAGCATTGGCCTTCTCTCCATTTACAATTTCTCCTGCAAAAGTGGAAACTACTTGCATTTCCTTGATATCAGACAGCATATTTGCTATGGTTTCAGCAGTTGCTTGATTACCCAGTCTGTGGGAAGAAACCTCCTTATGAAGTATTTCAAGTGCTCGATTCGCTTCCACACCCAGTTGCCTCTGTCGCTGCTCAAGCTTACGAATTTCTTGAACAAGCATGGAAGGATCTGTAGAAGTGACTGACTGTCGAACCATTGCCTGCCTTCCAACCACATTCATCTGTTGTGCTTCTGTAGGCTTACCACCAACAACCTGTCCACTCTCAACAGGAAATGAAAGACACCTGGCTACTTGTCCAGAGGGTCCACATTGATTTGTACCCTGGAAATGTCAAAAGTTAGAAACAAAATGGAAACTGAAAAATAGATGCAAAGGTAGTCACTAGAACAACCTTCTGCTCTTTGCGTgcaattctttcttcttcaagttGGGATTGCGCATGGTCTCTCTGCCGCTTCAGctctttcatttctctctccatCTGCATAGAAGAAGTTATTTACAAATTAACCCTATAAAGATGGGAAAGTAGTATGAGTCATTCTACAAACCTTTGgcattttgttaaattttcattccagttaaaacaattgaagaaaaagcTATTATATGCAGCTACGAATCAAAGGTGAAACAAATGAAACATTTAGTAGAAGAGAGGGAAAGCACTTTAAATTAGCATTATATTTTGCATATAATAGATGTATAAATTTCCTATTCTATGctcaagaaatttaaatttagagaAGGATTTCACTATAGCTCAGAGATTTTTCATCAGACAGTAACAGAATatgcaaaatcaaataattcttAATGTCAATGGTTCCATTCTACTTGCTCGACTGGTAATCTACTTCCAGTCAGAAATCCACTATTCACAACTAATCATTGAGATGGAAATCATTTACTTTTGCATTTTTCCAGACACTCATGTACCTGCTCAATTTGTAAATTCTTTTCTATTAGTAAAGACTGCAAATAAGAAGCCGAAGAAGGCTCTGGACTCCGCAGCTCTGCTTCAAGTCTTTCCACTTCCTTCTGCAAATGCTTAACTAATTTCTTGTCTGAAACAACCTGAACCATTAGAGCACCTTTGAGGTTTGCGCACAGCATGAAGACAAGACAATCATAGATAACACAGTATGTAAATCTTATACTTAgtagaatgaaaataaaaaaaaggatattgaAAATACACGTGCACATATATGATGAAAGCTACATTATTTGAAACCACATTCAATAAAGAATGGTTTCCAAAGGGTATTTGAAATCAGCATGCTATACAAACTCATTTAATGAGACAGCAACTGATGAATGGTTGTCTGACGACAGTCAGAATAATTGCTGTCTGCCTACAAAAGAAACGTTAAGACTCTGTTGATAAGCAGCTCAAATTTAAGATGCTGTAGATTCATGGTGATACCAATGCTAAGCACCCAGCAAGTTAATCCATTATGGAGACAGAAAAATCTTGTGATAACTGAAGGATAGTTTGCTAATTCTCTGTAGGAGgaaactataattaaaacaacataCCATATTTATTTGGGCATTGTTGGTAACTTCCTTTGCACTAGTTGCAAATGAAAGTGTATTCCTTGTTTGTTCCACATGACTTAAAGCCGGACTCATGGTGCATATAATTGCTGTTCTGGCATTACCCCCAAGTGAATGCTGCAATATCCGTGTGAGCTTTGAGTCCCTGTATGGTATATGACCACTCCTCTTTCCACCActgcaaaaataaattagacaaGAGAAAGAGTCCAGGATGCCTAAGTTTTCaccaaattcaaaatatatttaaattctcCAATTGCCAATGCTCGGAACAAATGGACAAATATTAACACTCAACTTAACTCAACAATCTCAATAGAATTGCttcatttttagttattttaaggTTCTAATGAATGATCTTGAAATTTGTAGTCATAGCAAATACAAAAGCAGTAGAGAGATTTGGATATTTATGGTAagtttgtttattaaatatgaCCAGATACATAGTATAGAATCTGAAGTCCATGATGCATTAGTTTGGGTCCTTAGCACTAACTGACCTTAGTTTTCTGATCACTGTTGTGAGTGTCAACAAACTGCGGTTAATATGACTACCTTCCTTGAATCTTGCACCATCAGCATTTGTTTGTGAGGCACGCTCACTACCAGCAAGGTCCACAAGATTCTGTAGAGCTTCCAGCACTTCAGTGAATTAATCATGCTACAATGAATCTTGATAGAGAAGAGGAGAAAGTTCATATACATACCAAACTTGCTAGGAAGGACTTCACACACCCTGATTTTTCCCTGAGACTGCTTTCGACAGTCTGTTATTCGAAACAGTCATGCAAGCAACAGAAGATGTCAGTGTCATGAGTGAACATTTGAACTTTAACCAAGAAAGTAACAAATGATTACAGACACAAGGAACCTGATTCCCATGAGCTATTTGTATACTTGAAATAACAGGtcatttgtaaaataaaaataaataaaaaataaataaataaaacctagTTGATTATGAGATGAACACTTGAGATTGCGAGTCTCATTAAGTAACAAAGAACCAACTATAACTAAATCTAAGCACTATTAAGTAAAATTCACAATGTGATTTAAACTCACCAACCGTATTATCTGATGTGATCTAGAGCTCTTATCATTCAGAGAAGTTTCTCCTACTTGCCTTTGAGCTGCAGTGGCCAATGTTTGTTAGGATTATGTAATAATGCATCATGGGTTTCATGTTCTCGTATCATGATTTAACTGCAACTTTTCCCCGAAATATGGTACAGCCATGATGGTGGATAGTACAGGGAATGAAACATCTGAACCAAAGAGATATAACAGACATGAATAGTAAAATTACCTTCACAAATGCCAATCAAGTGTCTCAAATGATGAATGTCCTTGACAACTTCTTCAACTAGCTTTTCCACAATGATCCCTCTCTGTTTACCAgaagaatgaaaaaattattagccATGCTAAATCCATTGGAAATATTCATCAACATTTTCCAAAAACCTGCTGCATACCTCAGGATCATCCAAAAGCCTAAGGTGACCAGATTCACGATTCAAAAGATCTATAACATTCTCATTGTAGATCTCCAACGCAGACACCTTTAGAATAAATACCCTCTCCTGAGTCTGTAGGTTGAAAAATGTCGTCAGcgtacaaaaagaaaaatacattccATTCCACTCCACCTAAAAATCTCTTAATCCCAACTATTcgtaacaaaaaatatatatattgcataaCAAAAATTAAGCAATTACAAGGCCTTTCACTCAAGCGTGAAAATTCACTAACTATTTCACTTATAAAGCACAACTTAcattttttatgtgctcaaagATGTCCGTAACAGCATTCTCCGTGATTCCTCTCATTGTA encodes:
- the LOC18100283 gene encoding kinesin-like protein NACK2; the encoded protein is MVGTPVTPASKMIQRTPSTTPGGGTRVREEKILVTVRVRPLSRREQALYDLIAWDCPDDHTILFKNPNQERPATSYKFDKVFDPSCSTLKVYEEGAKNVALSALTGINATIFAYGQTSSGKTYTMRGITENAVTDIFEHIKNTQERVFILKVSALEIYNENVIDLLNRESGHLRLLDDPERGIIVEKLVEEVVKDIHHLRHLIGICEAQRQVGETSLNDKSSRSHQIIRLTVESSLREKSGCVKSFLASLNLVDLAGSERASQTNADGARFKEGSHINRSLLTLTTVIRKLSGGKRSGHIPYRDSKLTRILQHSLGGNARTAIICTMSPALSHVEQTRNTLSFATSAKEVTNNAQINMVVSDKKLVKHLQKEVERLEAELRSPEPSSASYLQSLLIEKNLQIEQMEREMKELKRQRDHAQSQLEEERIARKEQKGTNQCGPSGQVARCLSFPVESGQVVGGKPTEAQQMNVVGRQAMVRQSVTSTDPSMLVQEIRKLEQRQRQLGVEANRALEILHKEVSSHRLGNQATAETIANMLSDIKEMQVVSTFAGEIVNGEKANAASLKEEITRLNSHECTIVSLERKLDNVQKSIDMLVSSFSSTEETPNSKVQLKKKIFPFALNNSSSMQNIIRSPCSPLTSSGGVVDNEIENRAPENSNALFCSNSLARPSEATPPKSGKNGNRTPSREVTPASGSNSVNVKKMQRMFKNAAEENIRSIRAYVTELKERVAKLQYQKQLLVCQVLELEANEEATTETENMDQSPMPWHLVFDDQRKQIIMLWHLCHVSIIHRTQFYLLFRGEPGDQIYLEVELRRLTWLEQHLAELGNASPALLGDEPASSVSSSIKALRQEREYLAKRVNSKLTVDEREMLYVKWEIPQGGKQRRLQLVNKLWTDPLNMQHIKESAEIVAKLVGFCESGEHVSKEMFELNFANPCDKKTWMGWNLISSLLNL